One Burkholderia sp. 9120 genomic window, TCACGTCGCCATGCCGGCCAGCGCGGAGACGTTTCTGAAGTTGCTGAGCGGCGCGGCGAGTCCGTGCGCGCTGGTGAGCCTCGGCTTGTTCCTCGCCGAAAAGCGGCCGTCGGAGACCGGCGCACGCGGCGTTGCGCTGCTGCTGACCGGCGTCAAGCTGGTGGCGCAACCGGCGCTGACCTGGTGGCTGGCGGCGCGGGTCTTCGGGCTGTCGCCCACGCTGGTCGAAATGGCCGTGGTGCTGGCCGCGCTGCCCACCGGCACCGGCCCGTTCATGCTCGCCGAGTTCTACGAGCGCGAGGCGCACATCACGTCGCGGACCATTTTGATGTCCACGGCCGGCTCCGTGATCACGCTGTCGGCGCTGCTGCTGTTGATGGGGCACCGCACCTGACGCAAGCCGCGCCGCGCGCTATGCTTCGGCCACGGACCGCCACGGTCCGCGATCCTCATTCGCGAAGCGCGACCCGAGCCGCCTGCCACCACCGTGCCCAAAGCCCGCCCTCCTGAACTCCGCGATGCCGCCGGCGCCGGCGCGCTCGCGCGCCACTATCCGCGCGGGCTGCGCATCGAGCCGCACTCGCACTCGTGGGCGCAAGTGCTGTATGCGATGTCGGGCGTGATGTGGGTCGAAGTCGGCCGGGAAGCGCTGGTCGTGCCGCCGCAACGCGCGGTCTGGCTGCCGGGCGGCACGCCGCATTCCATTCACATGATGAGCGACGTGGAGATGCGCAACCTCTACTTCCACGAGCGCAATGTCGGCCATTTGAGCCGCCGCAGCGACGTGTTCGAAGTGAACGGTCTGCTGCGCGAGCTGATCACGTCGATCGCGGAACACGAGCGCACGCAAACAGGCGATGAGGCCTATCTCGAAGCCGCCTATCGTCTCGCCGTGCTGGAGTTGGGACGCGCGCCGCGTTCGTCGCTGCGCATCGCGCTGCCCGACGCGTCGGACCGGCGTCTCGAAGCGCTCTGCCGCGCAGTGATCGGGAACCCGTCGATCTCGATCAGCTTCGAGCAGCATGCGGCGTCGGTCGGCGCGAGCGTGCGGACCCTGGCGCGGCTCTTCACGCGCGAACTGGGTGTGGGCTTCGCCGAATGGCGACGGCAGGTGCAACTGGCGGTCGCCGTTTCCGGGCTCGCCGAAGGACGCCCGGTGAGCAGCATCGCGCGTGAACTCGGTTTCCAGCCGAGCAGCTTCAGCGACATGTTCCGGCGCGAGTTGGGCGCGCCGCCTACCGGCTTCGATCCGGGCGGCACGCTGGGAGAAGCGACGGCGGCTTCGGTAGCGGCGGCGGAGCCCGAGCAGGTGAAATCCGAGCGGCGCTGAAAGCTAGCCCGCAATGCGTAGCGCAACGCGCGTATTGAAGACTCCGCGTGCGGCCTCTGATGCCGCATCCCTCGCTCCGCGTCTTGTCCGAAATTCGAAAGTGTTTGTCATGATGCCGCTCTTCCGGCCATCTACACTAGCCTCAATCCGCTGCTCATGCAGCCCGAGACCCAACAGGAGCGACACGCGATGAAAGCCATTCAATTCAAGTCCTTCGGCAACCCGGAAGTACTCGAACACACCGATCTGCCCGCCTTGCAAGCCGATGCGGACAACGTGGTCGTGCAGGTCAAGGCCGCCTCGGTGAACCCGAGCGACGTCAAGAACGTCTCCGGCCATTTCGAACACACGGTGTTGCCGCGCACGCCGGGGCGCGACTTCAGCGGCGTGGTGGTGGACGGCCCAGAGGCCTGGATCGGCGCCGAGGTCTGGGGCACCGGCGGCGATATCGGCTTCACCCGCGACGGCACGCATGCCGAGTTCATCAAGATTCCGCTCGCCGCGTTGTCGCGCAAACCCAAAACGCTGAGCCACGCAGAAGCCTCCGCGATCGGTGTGAACTTCGTCGTCGCGTGGCTGGGCACCGTCGAATATGCGCATCTGCAGGCGGGCGAAACCATAGCGGTGATCGGCGCGGGCGGAGGCGTAGGCGGTGC contains:
- a CDS encoding helix-turn-helix transcriptional regulator is translated as MPKARPPELRDAAGAGALARHYPRGLRIEPHSHSWAQVLYAMSGVMWVEVGREALVVPPQRAVWLPGGTPHSIHMMSDVEMRNLYFHERNVGHLSRRSDVFEVNGLLRELITSIAEHERTQTGDEAYLEAAYRLAVLELGRAPRSSLRIALPDASDRRLEALCRAVIGNPSISISFEQHAASVGASVRTLARLFTRELGVGFAEWRRQVQLAVAVSGLAEGRPVSSIARELGFQPSSFSDMFRRELGAPPTGFDPGGTLGEATAASVAAAEPEQVKSERR